Proteins encoded within one genomic window of Vespula vulgaris chromosome 16, iyVesVulg1.1, whole genome shotgun sequence:
- the LOC127069672 gene encoding protein still life, isoforms C/SIF type 2 isoform X9, giving the protein MFKINGTAKKNMKLLKEGCYCHYHPHITADACNADFLKKVVSFWATVSPGRIRDKLRERLTTTYTIKKMSDDDRMSLTTAVSDDDDGESVINSPYRGKQTGTAAASFNCTGAVRKAGFLSVKKWLLRKKHQIELARKRGWKGYWVCLKGTTLLFYPCDSQESRAMEAAPKHLIIVDGAIMQPIPEHPKRDYIFCLSTAFGDAYLFQAPCQVELENWVNSIHSACAAAFARHRGKTGTLHLLQEEIFRLEKAIESDHKMKHMADLQQSVVSDVETKQQINNQIVQWEENLERLHCEQFRLRCYMASLQSGELPNPKSLLTHVSRATKQTLNKLGVFTVSSFHAFICARSPSLLNNLLAGRGATKRRPPLLSRSNSGSSRRSLQISSRDEEKTVKVSVPDNQLVSVFLRDAMTVEEFLASACNRKNLNPMEHFVRVKKRRDMEDHNYFVPHRTDLIETYLHTHEIVEVCAKILYQVELQRNTLEQMWGFSVEAELIENSDRQDELCCYVSRVEDKSVAMQNGIIKGDEIMVINGAIVSDLDMMYLESVLQEEVGLCMMMRSSRTEPPDLTGIMRVTDDIIESLVCPPPPSDPPVISEEMISGLIVPAPGWSKESLMQECTTTSHIENGKQTSRTNSFEIENLLKTAEQVTGICRSPGETRKSSPTGSVVSSHSQALTPSRQLSDAEKLKKVILELIETERTYVKNLNNLLENYLEPLKRETFLSNAEINALFGNIQEIVTFQRQFLQNLDHAIEMEADFNSFDHPSQFKGVLFSIGSAFLYYVNHFKLYSSFCASHSKAQKVLHPNEGNQALQEFLQARNPRQQHSSTLESYLIKPIQRILKYPLLLQQLRNLTDERSEEHQHLIEALKGMEKVAEHINEMQRIHEEYGAIFDHLFRQHQKSCKQPIDLSPGDLLYYGGVEWLNISDFLGKIKKGLELHAMCFVFKSAVVFLCKERLRQKKKLMGVSTKANSSEVEIIRYQVLIPVTEVQVRASSAKDMESHFLWELIHLRSQLQRRSEKVYVLSNSTTEFRNAFLKTIRQIIRESVRNMSIPSTKQNLNQPPMTIAPRMSTGHVEKFEKQAVQVQGQNGNGNTIVTTGTLSKKAIKQQLLSNSHNAKRKYSHSKQSVEHESSEDKDMEEPVISQQQIIFRTRSKTISDTSGEVKVEMDSGTKSEGEEDSQAFLGEKKTNLGRTPNHLTLSTTSTISAGSTGSQARLIQSSHQPENYQPITVKELGSPIWKPRELPSLGEATTLPRKGKSASEFTDMTSSHSASRKSLIEISNCAQQSNFNNHV; this is encoded by the exons ATGTTCAAGATAAACGGCACCGCCAAGAAAAACATGAAGCTCTTGAAGGAGGGATGCTACTGTCATTACCATCCGCACATTACGGCGGATGCGTGCAACGCCGACTTTCTCAAAAAAGTCGTAAGTTTCTGGGCCACCGTGAGCCCTGGAAGAATACGCGATAAACTACGCGAAAGACTAACTACAACTTACACCATTAAAAAG atgtcGGATGACGATAGAATGTCTCTCACGACTGCAGtcagcgacgacgacgatggtgaAAGCGTTATAAATTCGCCCTATCGAGGAAAACAAACTGGAACTGCTGCGGCTTCGTTCAATTGCACCGGTGCTGTTAGGAAAGCAgg TTTCCTCAGCGTGAAGAAATGGTTGTTACGTAAGAAGCATCAAATTGAGCTTGCAAGGAAAAGAGGCTGGAAGGGTTACTGGGTCTGTCTGAAAGGGACCACGCTTCTTTTCTACCCTTGCGATTCGCAAGAAAGTAGAGCCATGGAAGCGGCACCTAAGCATTTAATTATCGTCGATGGTGCTATTATGCAGCCAATTCCGGAGCACCCGAAGAGGGACTACATATTTTGCCTGAGCACCGCTTTCGGCGATGCTTATCTTTTTCAG GCGCCGTGTCAAGTAGAACTCGAAAACTGGGTGAATAGCATACATTCTGCCTGTGCAGCCGCATTCGCTCGTCATCGTGGTAAGACCGGGACTTTACATCTTCTTCAGGAGGAGATCTTTCGTTTGGAGAAGGCGATAGAATCG GATCACAAGATGAAACACATGGCCGATCTTCAGCAATCCGTCGTGTCCGACGTCGAGACGAAGCAGCAGATCAACAATCAAATAGTACAGTGGGAAGAAAATCTGGAACGCCTTCATTGCGAGCAATTCCGTTTGAGATGTTATATGGCCAGTTTGCAGAGCGGGGAATTACCTAATCCGAAG AGTCTACTGACACACGTATCTCGCGCGACGAAGCAGACGTTGAACAAATTGGGTGTCTTCACCGTGTCGTCCTTCCATGCATTCATTTGCGCACGAAGTCCCTCATTATTGAACAATTTGTTAGCCGGCCGTGGCGCTACCAAGAGAAGACCACCACTTTTATCTAGGTCGAACAGCGGATCTAGCCGAAGGTCACTCCAAATATCCTCtagagacgaagagaagacTGTAAAGGTGTCCGTGCCGGATAATCAG CTCGTTTCGGTTTTTCTACGCGATGCTATGACGGTAGAAGAATTTTTAGCGAGCGCTTGCAACAGGAAGAATCTCAATCCGATGGAGCACTTCGTGCGGGTGAAGAAACGACGTGACATGGAGGACCATAATTATTTTGTACCGCATAGAACCGATCTGATCGAAACTTAC TTGCATACGCACGAGATCGTTGAGGTCTGCGCAAAGATCTTGTATCAGGTGGAATTGCAAAGAAACACTTTGGAACAAATGTGGGGCTTCTCCGTGGAGGCCGAACTCATCGAAAATTCTGATCGACAGGACGAGCTTTGCTGCTACGTTAGCAGAGTCGAAGATAAAAGTGTGGCCATGCAGAACG GCATTATTAAGGGCGACGAGATCATGGTGATCAACGGTGCGATAGTAAGTGACTTGGATATGATGTATTTGGAAAGCGTTCTTCAAGAAGAAGTCGGTCTCTGTATGATGATGAGATCCTCGAGAACCGAACCACCGGATCTTACCGGAATCATGAGAGTCACCGATGACATCATCGAAAGTCTGGTTTGTCCTCCTCCACCTTCCGATCCGCCAGTCATAAGCGAGGAAATGATATCCGGCCTGATAGTACCAGCTCCCGGATGGA GCAAAGAAAGTCTCATGCAAGAGTGTACGACGACCTCGCACATAGAAAATGGTAAGCAAACGTCGAGAACGAATTCTTTCgagattgaaaatttattaaaaacggCGGAACAAGTAACGGGTATTTGCCGATCGCCCGGTGAGACCAGGAAGTCGAGTCCCACCGGAAGCGTCGTGAGTTCTCATTCGCAAGCGTTAACACCAAGTAGACAGCTGAGCGACGCTGAAAAACTAAAGAAAGTGATATTAGAACTGATCGAGACTGAACGAACTTATGTAAAG AATTTAAACAATTTGCTGGAAAACTATTTAGAGCCCCTTAAACGCGAGACCTTCCTATCGAATGCCGAGATAAATGCACTTTTTGGAAATATTCAGGAGATAGTCACGTTTCAACGACAGTTCCTGCAAAATCTTGATCACGCAATTGAGATGGAGGCGGACTTTAACAGCTTTGATCATCCCAGTCAATTTAAG GGTGTTCTGTTTTCCATTGGAAGTGCCTTCTTATATTACGTAAATCACTTCAAGCTGTACAGCTCGTTTTGCGCCAGCCATTCGAAGGCCCAAAAAGTTTTACATCCAA ACGAAGGAAATCAAGCTTTACAAGAGTTTCTGCAAGCGAGAAATCCGCGTCAGCAGCACTCGTCGACATTGGAATCGTACTTGATAAAACCCATTCAAAGAATACTCAAGTATCCGTTGCTTTTGCAACAACTTAGAAATCTCACAGACGAGCGAAGCGAAGAGCATCAACATTTGATAG AGGCCCTTAAAGGTATGGAGAAAGTCGCGGAGCATATTAACGAAATGCAAAGGATTCACGAGGAATACGGAGCTATTTTCGATCATCTCTTCAGGCAACATCAAAAATCCTGCAAACAG CCGATCGATTTGAGTCCTGGAGATCTTTTGTATTATGGCGGCGTCGAGTGGCTAAATATTTCGGACTTTCttggaaagataaagaaaggcTTGGAATTGCACGCCATGTGTTTCGTTTTCAAATCCGCTGTCGTGTTCCTGTGTAAGGAGAGAttaagacaaaagaaaaagctcaTG GGAGTTTCCACGAAAGCGAATTCCAGCGAGGTAGAAATAATCCGCTATCAAGTTTTGATTCCTGTCACCGAAGTTCAAGTAAGAGCCAGTTCCGCGAAAGATATGGAATCGCATTTCCTATGGGAATTGATACATCTCAGAAGTCAATTACAGAGAAGATCGGAAAAAGTATATGTACTTTCCAACAG TACGACGGAATTTAGAAATGCGTTCCTAAAAACGATTCGACAAATCATACGAGAATCGGTCCGAAATATGAGCATTCCTTCGACGAAACAAAATCTGAACCAACCACCGATGACGATCGCACCTCGAATGTCGACTGGCCAcgtagaaaaatttgaaaagcaAGCGGTTCAGGTACAAGGTCAAAATGGTAATGGTAACACGATAGTAACTACGGGAACGTTGTCGAAAAAAGCTATAAAACAACAATTGTTGAGCAATTCGCACAATGCCAAGCGAAAGTACAGTCATTCTAAACAATCTGTGGAGCATGAGAGTTCGGAAGACAAGGATATGGAGGAACCAGTTATAAGTCAACAACAGATAATCTTTCGTACGAGAAGCAAGACCATAAGCGATACTTCAG GTGAAGTAAAAGTTGAAATGGACTCGGGCACAAAATCGGAAGGGGAGGAAGACTCTCAAGCTTTTTTAGGCGAGAAGAAGACTAATCTGGGCCGTACACCGAATCATTTAACACTGAGCACTACTTCGACCATTTCCGCAGGAAGTACTGGCAGCCAAGCCAGGCTCATTCAGTCTTCTCACCAGCCAGAGAATTATCAACCCATTACAGTAAAAGAGCTTG GTTCGCCAATTTGGAAGCCCCGAGAATTACCGTCGCTCGGCGAGGCGACGACGTTACCAAGAAAGGGTAAGTCGGCCAGCGAGTTCACGGACATGACCTCGAGCCACAGCGCCTCACGGAAATCTCTCATAGAGATCAGCAATTGTGCTCAACaatctaattttaataatcacgTTTAA
- the LOC127069672 gene encoding protein still life, isoforms C/SIF type 2 isoform X7: protein MVEPRWAIKCMNSTLDLLSLSSSYTDLKTLYKQQSKKYYCLCRRHTISVISINEWKKLYWFNCKNVREKVNYGLGEGYYHKLLRIINGALNTWAQYYIDGLSVARRDIMFKINGTAKKNMKLLKEGCYCHYHPHITADACNADFLKKVVSFWATVSPGRIRDKLRERLTTTYTIKKMSDDDRMSLTTAVSDDDDGESVINSPYRGKQTGTAAASFNCTGAVRKAGFLSVKKWLLRKKHQIELARKRGWKGYWVCLKGTTLLFYPCDSQESRAMEAAPKHLIIVDGAIMQPIPEHPKRDYIFCLSTAFGDAYLFQAPCQVELENWVNSIHSACAAAFARHRGKTGTLHLLQEEIFRLEKAIESDHKMKHMADLQQSVVSDVETKQQINNQIVQWEENLERLHCEQFRLRCYMASLQSGELPNPKSLLTHVSRATKQTLNKLGVFTVSSFHAFICARSPSLLNNLLAGRGATKRRPPLLSRSNSGSSRRSLQISSRDEEKTVKVSVPDNQLVSVFLRDAMTVEEFLASACNRKNLNPMEHFVRVKKRRDMEDHNYFVPHRTDLIETYLHTHEIVEVCAKILYQVELQRNTLEQMWGFSVEAELIENSDRQDELCCYVSRVEDKSVAMQNGIIKGDEIMVINGAIVSDLDMMYLESVLQEEVGLCMMMRSSRTEPPDLTGIMRVTDDIIESLVCPPPPSDPPVISEEMISGLIVPAPGWSKESLMQECTTTSHIENGKQTSRTNSFEIENLLKTAEQVTGICRSPGETRKSSPTGSVVSSHSQALTPSRQLSDAEKLKKVILELIETERTYVKNLNNLLENYLEPLKRETFLSNAEINALFGNIQEIVTFQRQFLQNLDHAIEMEADFNSFDHPSQFKGVLFSIGSAFLYYVNHFKLYSSFCASHSKAQKVLHPNEGNQALQEFLQARNPRQQHSSTLESYLIKPIQRILKYPLLLQQLRNLTDERSEEHQHLIEALKGMEKVAEHINEMQRIHEEYGAIFDHLFRQHQKSCKQPIDLSPGDLLYYGGVEWLNISDFLGKIKKGLELHAMCFVFKSAVVFLCKERLRQKKKLMGVSTKANSSEVEIIRYQVLIPVTEVQVRASSAKDMESHFLWELIHLRSQLQRRSEKVYVLSNSTTEFRNAFLKTIRQIIRESVRNMSIPSTKQNLNQPPMTIAPRMSTGHVEKFEKQAVQVQGQNGNGNTIVTTGTLSKKAIKQQLLSNSHNAKRKYSHSKQSVEHESSEDKDMEEPVISQQQIIFRTRSKTISDTSGEVKVEMDSGTKSEGEEDSQAFLGEKKTNLGRTPNHLTLSTTSTISAGSTGSQARLIQSSHQPENYQPITVKELGSPIWKPRELPSLGEATTLPRKGKSASEFTDMTSSHSASRKSLIEISNCAQQSNFNNHV, encoded by the exons ATGGTAGAGCCGAGATGGGCGATCAAATGTATGAATAGTACCCTGGATCTGTTGAGTTTGAGTAGTAGCTATACGGATCTGAAGACGTTATATAAGCAACAGTCGAAGAAATATTACTGCCTTTGTCGTCGTCACACGATCAGCgtaatatcgataaatgaGTGGAAGAAATTGTATTGGTTCAATTGCAAGAACGTCCGGGAGAAGGTCAATTACGGTCTTGGCGAAGGTTATTATCACAAACTTCTCAGAATAATTAACGGCGCGTTAAATACTTGGGCGCAATATTATATCGACGGTCTGAGTGTTGCCCGTAGGGATATCATGTTCAAGATAAACGGCACCGCCAAGAAAAACATGAAGCTCTTGAAGGAGGGATGCTACTGTCATTACCATCCGCACATTACGGCGGATGCGTGCAACGCCGACTTTCTCAAAAAAGTCGTAAGTTTCTGGGCCACCGTGAGCCCTGGAAGAATACGCGATAAACTACGCGAAAGACTAACTACAACTTACACCATTAAAAAG atgtcGGATGACGATAGAATGTCTCTCACGACTGCAGtcagcgacgacgacgatggtgaAAGCGTTATAAATTCGCCCTATCGAGGAAAACAAACTGGAACTGCTGCGGCTTCGTTCAATTGCACCGGTGCTGTTAGGAAAGCAgg TTTCCTCAGCGTGAAGAAATGGTTGTTACGTAAGAAGCATCAAATTGAGCTTGCAAGGAAAAGAGGCTGGAAGGGTTACTGGGTCTGTCTGAAAGGGACCACGCTTCTTTTCTACCCTTGCGATTCGCAAGAAAGTAGAGCCATGGAAGCGGCACCTAAGCATTTAATTATCGTCGATGGTGCTATTATGCAGCCAATTCCGGAGCACCCGAAGAGGGACTACATATTTTGCCTGAGCACCGCTTTCGGCGATGCTTATCTTTTTCAG GCGCCGTGTCAAGTAGAACTCGAAAACTGGGTGAATAGCATACATTCTGCCTGTGCAGCCGCATTCGCTCGTCATCGTGGTAAGACCGGGACTTTACATCTTCTTCAGGAGGAGATCTTTCGTTTGGAGAAGGCGATAGAATCG GATCACAAGATGAAACACATGGCCGATCTTCAGCAATCCGTCGTGTCCGACGTCGAGACGAAGCAGCAGATCAACAATCAAATAGTACAGTGGGAAGAAAATCTGGAACGCCTTCATTGCGAGCAATTCCGTTTGAGATGTTATATGGCCAGTTTGCAGAGCGGGGAATTACCTAATCCGAAG AGTCTACTGACACACGTATCTCGCGCGACGAAGCAGACGTTGAACAAATTGGGTGTCTTCACCGTGTCGTCCTTCCATGCATTCATTTGCGCACGAAGTCCCTCATTATTGAACAATTTGTTAGCCGGCCGTGGCGCTACCAAGAGAAGACCACCACTTTTATCTAGGTCGAACAGCGGATCTAGCCGAAGGTCACTCCAAATATCCTCtagagacgaagagaagacTGTAAAGGTGTCCGTGCCGGATAATCAG CTCGTTTCGGTTTTTCTACGCGATGCTATGACGGTAGAAGAATTTTTAGCGAGCGCTTGCAACAGGAAGAATCTCAATCCGATGGAGCACTTCGTGCGGGTGAAGAAACGACGTGACATGGAGGACCATAATTATTTTGTACCGCATAGAACCGATCTGATCGAAACTTAC TTGCATACGCACGAGATCGTTGAGGTCTGCGCAAAGATCTTGTATCAGGTGGAATTGCAAAGAAACACTTTGGAACAAATGTGGGGCTTCTCCGTGGAGGCCGAACTCATCGAAAATTCTGATCGACAGGACGAGCTTTGCTGCTACGTTAGCAGAGTCGAAGATAAAAGTGTGGCCATGCAGAACG GCATTATTAAGGGCGACGAGATCATGGTGATCAACGGTGCGATAGTAAGTGACTTGGATATGATGTATTTGGAAAGCGTTCTTCAAGAAGAAGTCGGTCTCTGTATGATGATGAGATCCTCGAGAACCGAACCACCGGATCTTACCGGAATCATGAGAGTCACCGATGACATCATCGAAAGTCTGGTTTGTCCTCCTCCACCTTCCGATCCGCCAGTCATAAGCGAGGAAATGATATCCGGCCTGATAGTACCAGCTCCCGGATGGA GCAAAGAAAGTCTCATGCAAGAGTGTACGACGACCTCGCACATAGAAAATGGTAAGCAAACGTCGAGAACGAATTCTTTCgagattgaaaatttattaaaaacggCGGAACAAGTAACGGGTATTTGCCGATCGCCCGGTGAGACCAGGAAGTCGAGTCCCACCGGAAGCGTCGTGAGTTCTCATTCGCAAGCGTTAACACCAAGTAGACAGCTGAGCGACGCTGAAAAACTAAAGAAAGTGATATTAGAACTGATCGAGACTGAACGAACTTATGTAAAG AATTTAAACAATTTGCTGGAAAACTATTTAGAGCCCCTTAAACGCGAGACCTTCCTATCGAATGCCGAGATAAATGCACTTTTTGGAAATATTCAGGAGATAGTCACGTTTCAACGACAGTTCCTGCAAAATCTTGATCACGCAATTGAGATGGAGGCGGACTTTAACAGCTTTGATCATCCCAGTCAATTTAAG GGTGTTCTGTTTTCCATTGGAAGTGCCTTCTTATATTACGTAAATCACTTCAAGCTGTACAGCTCGTTTTGCGCCAGCCATTCGAAGGCCCAAAAAGTTTTACATCCAA ACGAAGGAAATCAAGCTTTACAAGAGTTTCTGCAAGCGAGAAATCCGCGTCAGCAGCACTCGTCGACATTGGAATCGTACTTGATAAAACCCATTCAAAGAATACTCAAGTATCCGTTGCTTTTGCAACAACTTAGAAATCTCACAGACGAGCGAAGCGAAGAGCATCAACATTTGATAG AGGCCCTTAAAGGTATGGAGAAAGTCGCGGAGCATATTAACGAAATGCAAAGGATTCACGAGGAATACGGAGCTATTTTCGATCATCTCTTCAGGCAACATCAAAAATCCTGCAAACAG CCGATCGATTTGAGTCCTGGAGATCTTTTGTATTATGGCGGCGTCGAGTGGCTAAATATTTCGGACTTTCttggaaagataaagaaaggcTTGGAATTGCACGCCATGTGTTTCGTTTTCAAATCCGCTGTCGTGTTCCTGTGTAAGGAGAGAttaagacaaaagaaaaagctcaTG GGAGTTTCCACGAAAGCGAATTCCAGCGAGGTAGAAATAATCCGCTATCAAGTTTTGATTCCTGTCACCGAAGTTCAAGTAAGAGCCAGTTCCGCGAAAGATATGGAATCGCATTTCCTATGGGAATTGATACATCTCAGAAGTCAATTACAGAGAAGATCGGAAAAAGTATATGTACTTTCCAACAG TACGACGGAATTTAGAAATGCGTTCCTAAAAACGATTCGACAAATCATACGAGAATCGGTCCGAAATATGAGCATTCCTTCGACGAAACAAAATCTGAACCAACCACCGATGACGATCGCACCTCGAATGTCGACTGGCCAcgtagaaaaatttgaaaagcaAGCGGTTCAGGTACAAGGTCAAAATGGTAATGGTAACACGATAGTAACTACGGGAACGTTGTCGAAAAAAGCTATAAAACAACAATTGTTGAGCAATTCGCACAATGCCAAGCGAAAGTACAGTCATTCTAAACAATCTGTGGAGCATGAGAGTTCGGAAGACAAGGATATGGAGGAACCAGTTATAAGTCAACAACAGATAATCTTTCGTACGAGAAGCAAGACCATAAGCGATACTTCAG GTGAAGTAAAAGTTGAAATGGACTCGGGCACAAAATCGGAAGGGGAGGAAGACTCTCAAGCTTTTTTAGGCGAGAAGAAGACTAATCTGGGCCGTACACCGAATCATTTAACACTGAGCACTACTTCGACCATTTCCGCAGGAAGTACTGGCAGCCAAGCCAGGCTCATTCAGTCTTCTCACCAGCCAGAGAATTATCAACCCATTACAGTAAAAGAGCTTG GTTCGCCAATTTGGAAGCCCCGAGAATTACCGTCGCTCGGCGAGGCGACGACGTTACCAAGAAAGGGTAAGTCGGCCAGCGAGTTCACGGACATGACCTCGAGCCACAGCGCCTCACGGAAATCTCTCATAGAGATCAGCAATTGTGCTCAACaatctaattttaataatcacgTTTAA